In one Culex quinquefasciatus strain JHB chromosome 2, VPISU_Cqui_1.0_pri_paternal, whole genome shotgun sequence genomic region, the following are encoded:
- the LOC119766279 gene encoding uncharacterized protein LOC119766279, whose protein sequence is MYSDVLGCRFELETDHKPLEAIFAPFSKPCAWMERWVLRLQAYTFKVIYKKGVNNIADSFSRLATTFDANEFDGDNSYLILLIAGSAACSAAIDTGEIEEASYQDEEFPAVRESLVDWYLEGHARQALRSFQERARIRWRHTSKRNETGGATSATQTNDRTGT, encoded by the coding sequence ATGTACTCGGATGTGCTCGGATGCAGATTCGAACTCGAGACGGATCATAAACCCCTCGAAGCGATTTTTGCTCCGTTTTCGAAACCGTGCGCATGGATGGAAAGGTGGGTGCTGAGGCTGCAAGCGTACACGTTCAAGGTGATTTACAAGAAAGGAGTAAACAACATCGCTGATTCGTTTTCGCGGCTCGCAACAACCTTCGACGCAAACGAGTTCGACGGAGATAACAGCTACCTGATTCTGTTGATCGCAGGCTCAGCGGCTTGCTCAGCGGCCATCGACACCGGGGAGATCGAAGAGGCCTCATACCAGGACGAGGAATTTCCAGCAGTTCGCGAAAGTCTGGTAGACTGGTATTTGGAAGGACACGCTCGCCAAGCCTTACGAAGTTTTCAAGAACGAGCTCGGATTCGTTGGAGACATACTAGTAAGAGGAATGAGACTGGTGGTGCCACAAGCGCTACGCAAACGAATGATCGAACTGGGACATGA
- the LOC119767807 gene encoding CCR4-NOT transcription complex subunit 1-like: MDTALGSLVMEIGYTLTASLEDCKNHLPKIGDRKNTAQDVAKIISSMCLTHASLSESPVVHALGTAAAQSARTSSLLNPELPAKLSLSEVETIGKNPTDSGEYTLNEPQIH; the protein is encoded by the coding sequence ATGGACACTGCCTTGGGCAGTCTGGTGATGGAAATCGGCTACACGTTAACGGCTTCGCTGGAGGACTGCAAGAACCACCTGCCGAAGATTGGCGACAGGAAGAACACGGCGCAGGATGTGGCCAAGATTATTTCGTCGATGTGTTTGACGCACGCGTCGCTTTCGGAGAGTCCTGTGGTACACGCTCTCGGCACAGCTGCTGCACAAAGCGCGCGTACGTCGAGTCTTCTTAATCCAGAACTTCCGGCCAAACTGAGCCTGAGCGAGGTGGAAACCATCGGCAAGAACCCCACGGACAGCGGGGAGTACACTTTAAACGAACCCCAAATACACTGA
- the LOC6041408 gene encoding homer protein homolog 2 isoform X1, translating to MIGCNALTDWYREQPIFSCNAHVFHIDPKTKRTWITASSKAISVSFFYDSSRNLYRIISVEGSKAVINSTITPNMTFTQTSQKFGQWSDVRANTVYGLGFASEAELGKFIEKFQEVKEATKNALNKASTNGNSTVTSANASPVTTRSSMSNSDSFDPNNADAPLAPATNVITNIKTESPSHPTNSDALNNINPLSSDMKQMSINSSSSEGMTTSNEQQLKYENERLKLALAQSSANAKKWEIELATLKSNNLRLTSALQESTANVDEWKRQLHSYKEENQRLKIRYQELEASKGSSSTGSSAVPNAASTELTEEFRREITLLKSRIEDLEKELMNQEIELKAANKSLKEKQNDPTVKQLTTLCNQFGMQITELSGLQKEMEKVIQAHHKTT from the exons ATGATAGGATGTAACGCCTTAACCGATTGGTATAG AGAGCAACCAATTTTCTCCTGTAACGCTCACGTATTTCACATTGatccaaaaacaaaaagaacATGGATTACGGCTAGCTCTAAAGCCATCTCTGTCAGCTTTTTCTATGATTCTTCCAGGAATCTCTATCGTATAATTAGTGTCGAAGGCAGCAAG GCGGTAATCAATTCTACAATTACACCTAACATGACATTTACACAAACATCTCAAAAATTTGGACAATGGAGCGACGTACGCGCAAACACGGTTTACGGTCTGGGCTTTGCCTCAGAAGCAGAATTAGGCAAG TTTATCGAAAAGTTCCAAGAAGTAAAAGAAGCTACCAAAAATGCCCTCAACAAAGCATCCACCAATGGAAACTCAACTGTTACATCCGCAAACGCATCTCCTGTTACTACCCGATCTTCAATGTCCAATAGCGATAGTTTTGATCCAAACAATGCTGATGCACCGTTAGCACCTGCAACCAACGTGATTACC AACATCAAAACCGAAAGCCCATCACATCCCACAAACAGCGATGCTCTGAATAATATAAATCCACTGAGCAGTGATATGAAACAAATGTCTATAAACTCATCATCCAGCGAGGGCATGACAACTTCCAATGAGCAacagttaaaatatgaaaacgaAAGACTCAAACTGGCGTTAGCACAAAG CTCAGCAAATGCAAAGAAATGGGAAATCGAATTGGCCACATTAAAGAGCAACAATCTACGATTAACCAGCGCTTTACAG GAATCGACTGCTAATGTAGATGAATGGAAACGCCAACTGCATTCATACAAAGAAGAGAATCAGCGTTTGAAAATTCGTTATCAAGAGTTGGAAGCAAGCAAAGGTAGTTCAAGCACCGGTAGCAGCGCGGTTCCAAATGCCGCAAGTACAGAGCTTACGGAAGAATTTCGACGTGAAATTACACTTTTAAAAAGTAggattgaagatctggaaaAGGAGCTGATGAACCAAGAGATCGAGCTAAAGGCTGCTAACAAGAGTCTTAAGGAGAAACAAAACGATCCAACG GTAAAACAGCTGACTACGTTATGTAACCAATTTGGAATGCAGATAACCGAACTAAGTGGTCTCCAAAAAGAAATGGAAAAAGTCATCCAAGCTCATCATAAAACCACATga
- the LOC6041408 gene encoding homer protein homolog 2 isoform X2, producing the protein MGEQPIFSCNAHVFHIDPKTKRTWITASSKAISVSFFYDSSRNLYRIISVEGSKAVINSTITPNMTFTQTSQKFGQWSDVRANTVYGLGFASEAELGKFIEKFQEVKEATKNALNKASTNGNSTVTSANASPVTTRSSMSNSDSFDPNNADAPLAPATNVITNIKTESPSHPTNSDALNNINPLSSDMKQMSINSSSSEGMTTSNEQQLKYENERLKLALAQSSANAKKWEIELATLKSNNLRLTSALQESTANVDEWKRQLHSYKEENQRLKIRYQELEASKGSSSTGSSAVPNAASTELTEEFRREITLLKSRIEDLEKELMNQEIELKAANKSLKEKQNDPTVKQLTTLCNQFGMQITELSGLQKEMEKVIQAHHKTT; encoded by the exons ATGGG AGAGCAACCAATTTTCTCCTGTAACGCTCACGTATTTCACATTGatccaaaaacaaaaagaacATGGATTACGGCTAGCTCTAAAGCCATCTCTGTCAGCTTTTTCTATGATTCTTCCAGGAATCTCTATCGTATAATTAGTGTCGAAGGCAGCAAG GCGGTAATCAATTCTACAATTACACCTAACATGACATTTACACAAACATCTCAAAAATTTGGACAATGGAGCGACGTACGCGCAAACACGGTTTACGGTCTGGGCTTTGCCTCAGAAGCAGAATTAGGCAAG TTTATCGAAAAGTTCCAAGAAGTAAAAGAAGCTACCAAAAATGCCCTCAACAAAGCATCCACCAATGGAAACTCAACTGTTACATCCGCAAACGCATCTCCTGTTACTACCCGATCTTCAATGTCCAATAGCGATAGTTTTGATCCAAACAATGCTGATGCACCGTTAGCACCTGCAACCAACGTGATTACC AACATCAAAACCGAAAGCCCATCACATCCCACAAACAGCGATGCTCTGAATAATATAAATCCACTGAGCAGTGATATGAAACAAATGTCTATAAACTCATCATCCAGCGAGGGCATGACAACTTCCAATGAGCAacagttaaaatatgaaaacgaAAGACTCAAACTGGCGTTAGCACAAAG CTCAGCAAATGCAAAGAAATGGGAAATCGAATTGGCCACATTAAAGAGCAACAATCTACGATTAACCAGCGCTTTACAG GAATCGACTGCTAATGTAGATGAATGGAAACGCCAACTGCATTCATACAAAGAAGAGAATCAGCGTTTGAAAATTCGTTATCAAGAGTTGGAAGCAAGCAAAGGTAGTTCAAGCACCGGTAGCAGCGCGGTTCCAAATGCCGCAAGTACAGAGCTTACGGAAGAATTTCGACGTGAAATTACACTTTTAAAAAGTAggattgaagatctggaaaAGGAGCTGATGAACCAAGAGATCGAGCTAAAGGCTGCTAACAAGAGTCTTAAGGAGAAACAAAACGATCCAACG GTAAAACAGCTGACTACGTTATGTAACCAATTTGGAATGCAGATAACCGAACTAAGTGGTCTCCAAAAAGAAATGGAAAAAGTCATCCAAGCTCATCATAAAACCACATga
- the LOC6041406 gene encoding polypeptide N-acetylgalactosaminyltransferase 2, translated as MQTFKLLSVCNMRRNLKIFLILAISWIIIAVYYFEGSYKNRNRALRLRDQQILAVTPQLYSSDWQQQQQHFSPSTSPKQNAVHNPLLHLPSSRRTWDYFDEMEYIQKGSLQQGEDPYLRNRFNQQASDSLKSNRELPDTRNPMCRRKWPSYSLPPTSVIITFHNEARSTLLRTIVSVLNRSPEHLIHEIILVDDFSDFPEDGQELAKIHKVKVIRNEKREGLVRSRVKGADVATAKLLTFLDSHCECNVDWLEPLLVRVQEDPTRVVCPVIDVISMDTFQYIGASADLRGGFDWNLVFKWEYLSNAERHERQKDPTTPIRTPMIAGGLFVIDKAYFVKLGKYDTQMDIWGGENLEISFRVWQCGGSLEIIPCSRVGHVFRKRHPYTFPGGGSGNIFAKNTRRAAEVWMDDYKQYYYAAVPLAKNIPFGNIDERLQLKEQLECKNFKWYLDNVYPQLTIPEQQTKGSLRQGPYCIDTLGHLVDGIVGLYHCHNSGGNQDWAITKSGQIKHLDLCLTLLNFSVRSRFNIVALKYCDESANQQWHKREGGLIQHSKINICLDSRYVKEKGITAERCNSALESQHWTFFAK; from the coding sequence ATGCAAACCTTCAAACTTCTCAGTGTGTGTAACATGCGcagaaatttgaagatatttctgATACTAGCAATATCATGGATCATCATTGCAGTATATTACTTCGAAGGAAGTTACAAAAATCGAAACCGAGCGCTGAGGCTGCGTGATCAACAAATACTCGCTGTAACACCACAGCTCTACTCAAGCGATtggcagcaacaacagcagcattTTAGTCCATCTACATCTCCCAAGCAAAATGCAGTACACAATCCACTACTCCATTTGCCTTCATCACGGCGCACGTGGGATTACTTTGACGAAATGGAGTACATACAGAAAGGAAGTCTACAGCAAGGCGAAGATCCATACCTGCGCAACCGTTTCAATCAGCAAGCAAGTGATAGTTTGAAAAGCAATCGTGAACTTCCCGATACTCGTAACCCAATGTGCCGAAGAAAATGGCCTAGTTATAGTCTACCACCCACGAGTGTGATTATAACTTTTCACAATGAAGCACGCAGTACATTGCTACGAACAATAGTCAGTGTGCTGAATCGATCTCCTGAGCATTTGATACATGAAATAATTCTCGTAGATGACTTCTCAGATTTTCCAGAGGATGGTCAGGAGCTTGCCAAGATTCACAAGGTAAAAGTAATCCGCAATGAAAAACGGGAAGGTTTAGTTAGATCGCGGGTAAAAGGAGCAGATGTTGCAACAGCAAAGTTGCTTACTTTTCTTGATAGTCACTGTGAATGCAACGTTGATTGGCTTGAACCTTTACTTGTCCGGGTACAGGAAGACCCCACAAGAGTTGTATGCCCTGTAATCGACGTCATTAGTATGGACACGTTCCAGTATATTGGTGCTTCAGCTGATTTGAGAGGGGGATTTGACTGGAATCTGGTTTTCAAATGGGAGTATTTAAGCAATGCAGAACGACACGAACGTCAGAAAGATCCAACGACTCCAATCAGAACGCCAATGATTGCAGGAGGTTTATTTGTTATAGACAAGGCGTATTTCGTAAAGTTAGGAAAGTATGACACCCAGATGGACATTTGGGGAGgagaaaatcttgaaattagttTTCGGGTATGGCAGTGCGGCGGCAGCTTAGAGATAATTCCATGCAGTAGGGTTGGTCACGTTTTCCGCAAAAGACATCCGTACACGTTCCCAGGAGGTGGAAGTGGCAACATTTTCGCTAAAAATACCAGACGAGCTGCTGAGGTGTGGATGGATGATTACAAACAGTACTACTATGCTGCGGTTCCTTTAGCAAAGAATATTCCATTTGGAAACATCGACGAACGCTTACAACTCAAAGAACAACTTgagtgtaaaaatttcaaatggtatTTAGATAATGTTTACCCACAGTTAACTATACCCGAGCAGCAAACCAAAGGTAGCTTACGACAAGGACCTTACTGTATAGATACACTGGGTCATTTAGTTGATGGAATTGTTGGCCTCTACCACTGCCATAATAGCGGAGGTAATCAGGATTGGGCCATCACGAAATCAGGACAAATCAAACATTTGGATCTTTGTCTAACTTTGTTGAATTTTTCCGTGCGATCACGCTTCAATATAGTAGCTTTAAAATACTGCGACGAATCAGCAAACCAACAATGGCACAAGAGAGAAGGTGGACTGATACAGCACAGTAAGATAAACATTTGTTTGGACTCACGTTATGTAAAAGAGAAAGGCATTACTGCTGAACGATGCAACTCAGCTCTTGAATCTCAACATtggacattttttgcaaaatga